One region of Longimicrobiales bacterium genomic DNA includes:
- a CDS encoding GNAT family N-acetyltransferase: MDITFRTAEAGDLPQIVALLADDMLGRTREVAGAALAESYVEAFEAIDRDPNNELIVGCVDGRIVATLQLTFTPSLSFQGSWRATVESVRTESALRGRGIGAALMRHTIERARARGCGIVQLTTNKARGDARRFYERLGFSATHEGMKLMLE, encoded by the coding sequence ATGGACATCACATTTCGCACGGCTGAGGCCGGGGACCTGCCGCAGATCGTCGCATTGCTGGCGGATGACATGCTGGGCCGGACCCGCGAGGTCGCGGGCGCTGCGCTCGCGGAGAGCTATGTGGAAGCGTTCGAGGCGATCGACAGGGATCCGAACAATGAGCTGATCGTCGGCTGTGTGGATGGCCGGATCGTGGCAACACTGCAGCTGACGTTCACACCGTCACTCTCGTTCCAGGGTTCCTGGCGCGCCACGGTCGAGAGTGTGCGAACGGAGTCCGCGCTGCGTGGACGCGGGATCGGCGCCGCACTGATGAGGCACACGATCGAGCGGGCGCGCGCGCGGGGCTGCGGCATCGTGCAGCTGACCACGAACAAGGCGCGCGGCGACGCGCGGCGCTTCTACGAGCGGCTCGGCTTCAGTGCCACGCACGAGGGCATGAAGCTGATGCTCGAGTAG
- a CDS encoding tetratricopeptide repeat protein, whose protein sequence is MMNRVGVTLVALLVLAACRGDEGLRDDQATGSIDSAAWRAARDLPQDVLAALDSGNAAFRAKDYNAARAQYRRVIELAPEQSAGWFGLSMAEGQLGNVAAADSAMQRVTELTPQSSLVAPATDSNSIHP, encoded by the coding sequence ATGATGAATAGAGTCGGGGTAACGCTGGTGGCGCTGCTCGTTCTTGCCGCGTGCCGCGGCGATGAAGGGCTGCGCGACGATCAGGCGACGGGGAGCATCGATTCGGCGGCGTGGCGCGCAGCACGCGACCTGCCGCAGGACGTGCTGGCGGCATTGGACAGCGGCAATGCTGCGTTCCGCGCAAAGGACTACAATGCGGCGCGCGCGCAGTACCGCCGCGTGATCGAGCTGGCACCGGAGCAATCAGCGGGCTGGTTCGGTCTGTCCATGGCCGAGGGTCAGCTCGGCAACGTGGCCGCGGCGGACTCGGCGATGCAGCGCGTCACGGAGCTGACGCCGCAGTCGTCCCTGGTCGCCCCGGCGACGGACAGCAACTCGATCCATCCATAG